The following proteins are co-located in the Hydractinia symbiolongicarpus strain clone_291-10 chromosome 7, HSymV2.1, whole genome shotgun sequence genome:
- the LOC130649555 gene encoding uncharacterized protein LOC130649555 encodes MSRLLIVVLAAFVAPLPAEKNCTWQNTVVYGQFIKSIRLTHPAGVVVTWEVEKGTSNITIAHNSHVSHNITYKNDEMILKVQLTKKAMATTTNVNKWITCFMVFFCVWLINKRYAVLIGVIVLSTATFVLPATPTDCSNPRIHVKVPFDYMEKLCVNEKKCFKIKCTLSDLPQSYSVIPSDNKIMFKDEYCSIRKPEYWDDWVLHYFKSANNSESLYLADFDGDALVNIIEYYGNQSFIEKDKVRTRRNVINVEELGTNPLNPDSDGDLLLDGFEYFNNMSPVKKDDSKADADGDGLTNLKEQILRTDPLNPDTDGDGALDGAEVKNNADPRDPIDRGMPPPDTQDVLIRITIGDHSGSHSERYVMYVGDVSHQSPGFGLVGSGNYNFKPGSYPIRIQHVATNRNTPDYDYTASVTKVGGQGKITVQDPQGILGSHDESSYDYTKGKSATLVVETDCTEEKKATDCSCIKACEECRAKKKCYWNKSYCRDKKFLDDIIPIPNILFLTAANCACEKCQKWAEREKSDNAWLLDLNKNFKCPCKVRKNPWYKLGLEAIDNPSNKVWDIDGACIGNGAPMCFYFHPGADGCLRSSATSQYGARQQCCYNKSGTLLRPGHPGAGTPDKSVENHKEDDVEPYAWCCKDCDKKDSCDRYIKQARAGDASHCI; translated from the exons ATGTCAAG GTTGTTGATAGTGGTGTTGGCAGCTTTTGTTGCCCCACTTCCAGCTGAAAAAAATTGCACATGGCAAAATACAGTTGTTTATGGACAATTTATCAAATCCATTCGCCTCACACACCCTGCAGGAGTGGTAGTTACCTGGGAAGTTGAAAAAGGAACCAGTAACATCACAATCGCGCATAACAGCCATGTATCACACAACATTACGTACAAAAACGATGAAATGATTTTGAAAGTACAACTCACTAAAAAAGCTATGGCAACAACGACTAATGTCAACAAATGGATCACGTGCTTTATGGTATTCTTTTGTGTTTGGTTAATAAATAAACGATACGCAGTTTTAATTGGTGTGATTGTATTGTCAACTGCTACTTTCGTACTGCCAGCTACACCGACTGATTGTTCGAATCCTCGAATACACGTCAAAGTTCCATTCGATTACATGGAAAAATTATGCGTCAACgagaaaaaatgtttcaaaataaaatgcaCATTGTCTGATCTACCTCAGAGTTACAGTGTGATTCCATCAGATAATAAAATCATGTTCAAAGATGAATACTGTTCAATTAGAAAGCCAGAATATTGGGATGATTGGGTTCTTCACTATTTCAAATCAGCAAATAACAGTGAGAGTTTATACCTTGCTGATTTTGATGGAGATGCTCTTGTTAATATCATCGAATATTATGGAAACCAATCCTTCATTGAAAAAGACAAAGTCCGAACACGAAGAAATGTCATCAATGTTGAAGAACTTGGTACAAATCCATTAAATCCAGATTCTGATGGCGACCTTCTGCTTGACGGATTTGAATATTTCAATAACATGAGTCCAGTGAAAAAGGACGATTCAAAAGCAGATGCTGATGGTGATGGGTtgacaaatttaaaagaacaaaTTCTCAGAACTGATCCCCTAAATCCAGACACTGATGGTGACGGAGCTTTGGACGGGGCTGAAGTAAAAAATAATGCTGACCCTCGAGATCCAATTGATAGAGGGATGCCACCTCCAGATACCCAAGACGTATTAATTAGAATTACAATTGGTGACCACAGCGGAAGTCATTCAGAAAGGTATGTAATGTATGTCGGAGATGTATCTCATCAATCTCCTGGTTTTGGTTTGGTTGGTTCAGGAAATTACAATTTCAAGCCTGGTTCATATCCAATCAGAATACAGCACGTTGCAACAAATCGTAATACACCGGATTACGATTATACAGCTTCGGTTACAAAAGTTGGAGGTCAAGGAAAAATCACTGTTCAAGATCCTCAAGGAATTCTTGGGAGTCACGATGAAAGTTCTTATGATTATACCAAAGGGAAAAGTGCAACATTAGTAGTAGAAACGGATTGTACCGAGGAAAAGAAAGCAACTGATTGCTCGTGCATAAAAGCATGTGAAGAATGTCGCGCAAAGAAAAAGTGTTATTGGAATAAATCTTACTGCAGAGATAAAAAATTTCTTGACGATATTATTCCTATCCCAAATATTCTCTTTTTAACAGCGGCTAATTGCGCTTGTGAAAAGTGCCAGAAATGGGCCGAACGTGAAAAGAGTGATAATGCGTGGTTGCTTGATTtaaataagaattttaaatGTCCATGCAAAGTCAGAAAAAATCCATGGTACAAATTGGGATTGGAAGCAATTGACAACCCATCAAACAAAGTCTGGGATATAGACGGTGCATGTATTGGTAATGGAGCTCCAATGTGCTTTTACTTTCACCCAGGAGCTGATGGCTGTCTCCGCTCTTCTGCTACAAGTCAATATGGAGCCAGACAACAGTGTTGTTACAATAAAAGTGGAACTTTGTTACGGCCAGGTCACCCTGGAGCAGGAACACCTGATAAATCTGTGGAAAACCATAAAGAAGACGATGTAGAGCCATATGCGTGGTGTTGCAAAGATTGTGATAAAAAAGATAGCTGTGATCGATACATCAAACAAGCAAGAGCAGGTGATGCTTCTCACTGCATCTAA